From the Magnetococcales bacterium genome, the window CAGGCTCGGCTTTGGTCATGAACGATTCGGGGGGAGTGATTATTCAGTCTTCGGACGAATATTTCGCCTTATTGGGGATAACATGGCGGACGCCCCCTTGGGGATTGGGATGATCACCAAATCGACGGGGAATGAGATGAACATGAACGTGGAAAACGGATTGACCGGCTGCCTTGCCACAGTTCACACCGACATTAAAGCCGGCGATGGTGGGATCCCGGGCCAGCAGCTTCCGCCGTTTTTGATGCAGTAGCCTTTCAATCGCTTCCCGCTCCTCAGGGAGCAGGTCAAAATAATCCGCCACATGTCGGATCGGGACCGCTAAAGCGTGCCCTTCACTGACTGGATGTTCATCCCTGTAGAGCATGGCCAGGTCATTTTTATCAATCACCTGCTCAGCAGGGGGGTGGCAGAACAGGCAGGGATTGTTGGGATCAAAAGTCATGGGGATCGTTTTACCGGGAAAGTGTCTGTTGAAAAAATGAAAAAGGCGGCGCAGGGATGGCGGAAGTTCATGGATTGCGCACTCTTTTGATGACAAACCCACTGGAATAAGCCAGATTTAATTGGCTTCCAGAAGAGTTCGAAGTTCCTCGGTGCGATGACGGGTCATGCGCTCCAGGCAAACATCATAGTTGACCATATAACCCGTTGTGCCTTGGCTGTGGAAGGTTTCAGCCTCACAGTTGCGGTCCCGAAATGTTATCCAGGCCCGTTGCGCTTCTATCAGGGTTCTCTTGAAATTTTTCTCCAGACCAGCCGTGACGCTCTTCCACATACTATTCAAATCTTCATCCGCCAGGCGATACGCTTCACCGGAACAATATTTCAGCTCAACCATACCCATGGCTTTGGCGCAGTCAATCGAGATTTCTTCGTCTGCCAGGGATTGAGCTGGCAATACCAGCACCATCAACAAGACTGGCATCCACCGCCTGACGTTTTCAATGCGTCGTTTCATATGTTTTCCCCACTATTGAGATGATTTATACACACAACCCGCAGGGTGTCACCCCCACGGATCGTACTGCAATCATGTCGGATCGTCCCCACCAACCCCAAGCCGATTGATCCGGGCAACCAAGGGGTTCACCCCCCCACCCATCGGAGCACCTCCTCACGGTCGCAATCACAAAGATCACGGAGTTCGTTTTTCATGGGTCACCAGATCCGCTCCACGCGACCCGCTGCAATCAGAGGTTCGACTTGCTCACGGATCTCTTCAGGATCCAGCATCAGGTGGATGGCGAGATCGGCGAGGAGGGCTTCGTTTTTCTCCTGGAGGAATTTTTCAATCCCGTCGGTGGTCATGTTTGTGGGACTCCAAACGCCCCTTTAAGCTGTTCCAACCGCTTGGCCAACAGGTCATCCGGATAGGGCTCCGAGGGGTGGAGACCCCACACGGGTTTGGGCCAGGCCTTATCCCCCTCAAATCGAGCGATCACATGGATGTGGAGCTGGGGAACCATATTGCCCAAGGCGGCGACATTGAGTTTGGTGGGATTGAAGAGTCTCCGCAACACTTGGGAGGCTTGATGGATATCCCCGTAGACCAGTGCCCTGTCGATATCGGTGAGTTCATCCAGGTCACGCAATCCTGGACGGTCGGGCACCAGGATGAGCCAGGGATAGTGGCTGTCATTGATTAAAAGCACCTGGCAAGCCGAAAGAAAGCCCACCGTGATACCATCCTTGGCCAACGTGGGATGGAGTTCAGTTTGGTTCATGGTCATCGTCATTTATCC encodes:
- a CDS encoding HIT family protein — encoded protein: MTFDPNNPCLFCHPPAEQVIDKNDLAMLYRDEHPVSEGHALAVPIRHVADYFDLLPEEREAIERLLHQKRRKLLARDPTIAGFNVGVNCGKAAGQSVFHVHVHLIPRRFGDHPNPQGGVRHVIPNKAKYSSED
- a CDS encoding DUF1311 domain-containing protein; translation: MKRRIENVRRWMPVLLMVLVLPAQSLADEEISIDCAKAMGMVELKYCSGEAYRLADEDLNSMWKSVTAGLEKNFKRTLIEAQRAWITFRDRNCEAETFHSQGTTGYMVNYDVCLERMTRHRTEELRTLLEAN
- a CDS encoding HIT family protein, which codes for MNQTELHPTLAKDGITVGFLSACQVLLINDSHYPWLILVPDRPGLRDLDELTDIDRALVYGDIHQASQVLRRLFNPTKLNVAALGNMVPQLHIHVIARFEGDKAWPKPVWGLHPSEPYPDDLLAKRLEQLKGAFGVPQT